The following nucleotide sequence is from Candidatus Kuenenbacteria bacterium HGW-Kuenenbacteria-1.
AACTTCTCTTTGTTCAATAATGCTTTTATCATTAATAAAAATATATTCAATTGGTTTTTCTAAAGTAAAAATATTTTTTTTCTGCGTTTTATTTATTGTTTCAATAATGCTAATTAAAGTAGTTGTTTTTCCTGAATCAAATGGACCGCTAATAACAACCAATCCTTTTTTTAAAGATAAAAAATTTTCTATTGATTTAGGCAATCCTAAATCTGAAAAATTTTTTATTATAGGAGAAATATATCTAAAAGTCACACCCAAAAATCCCTTTTGATAATAAATATTTATTTTAAATCGTAATTTTTGATCAAAAGAATGAGCAATAATTAACTGCCTATTTTTTTCTAATTCTTCTTTTTGTTCAAGAGTTAAAAAAGAATTAATTACTCCTTTTATAAAATCAGGAGTTAAAATTTCTTGATCTTCTAAAATTATTAATTCACCTTCAATTCTTAAAGCAGGAGGAGTTCCTATGGTTAAATGCAAATCAGAAGCTCTTCTTTCAACAACAGTGGTTAATAATTTATTAAAAATAATCGTTTGCGCAGTTTGCATAAATAAATAAAATAACAAATAACACGTAATCAGTAACGCGTAAAATGAATTAAGATTCTAAAATATAAAATAAATAATTATTGTTGATTTTCAATTGATTTAATTAAACCATTAACAAGTTTATTGATTCCATTCGCATTTTCTCCTAATTTTTTACAAATTTCTATTTTAATAAAATTTAAATCTTTGGCTAAAAGTAGAAAATTTTGAATTTTATTTTTCATATTACTCGTTACATATTACTGATTACTGGTTACTTTTTTTATTTTTCTATTGCTGTCCAAACTTCTTCTAAAGAAATAAGTCCTAAAAGAGCCTTTAAAAATCCATCTTGTCTAATAGTAACAAAATTTTGTTTTTTTAATTCTTCGTTAAAATTCAACATTTTCCCTTCTGCTGCGGATATTTTTTCTCTCATTGCGTTGGTAATACTTAATACCTCGGAAATAACTACCCGCCCTTGATACCCTGTATTTTTACAATAAATACAACCTTTAGCTCTATAAACTTTTAATGGTTTATTTAAACTTACACCTTTAGGTATTACTTCTTCTGAAAGATTATCTAAATTGGACAAAATTTGATCTTCTTCTTCGGAAGACAAAGAAATTTGTTCTTTGCAATTTTTACAAAGACGTCGAACTAAACGTTGAGCAATAATTATATTTAAAACATTGGCTAATAAAAATGGTTTTACTTTCATATCAATTAAACGAGGAATTACTCCAAAAGCGTCATTGGTATGTAAAGTAGAAAGAACAAAATGTCCAGTTAATCCCGCATGAACTATTAATTCCGCTGTTTCTTCATCTCTTACTTCCCCCACCATAATAATATTTGGATCTTGTCGAAGCAAAGTTCTTAACCCTGAAGCAAAAGAAAATCCCAAATTTGGCCTAATTTGAGATTGATTAATCCCTTTAATAAAATATTCAATTGGATCTTCTAAAGTAGAAATATTACTTTTAGAATCATTTAATATATTTAAAAGAGAAAAAAGTGTTGTAGATTTTCCGCAACCAGTAGGGCCAGTAACCAAAAGAATTCCATATGGTTTTTTAATGCTATCTTCAATAATTTTTATTTTATCTTTTAAAAAACCTAATTGCTCTAAAGTAAGAACTTTTGTATTAGTGTCCAAAACCCTAATTACCACTTTTTCATTATCCATTAATGGTAAAATAGAAACTCTAAAATCAATATATTGCCCTTGTATTTTTAATCTGATTCTTCCATCTTGAGGAATTCTTGTTTCGTCAATTTTCAAATTAGCCATCACTTTAATTCTAGAAACAATAGCCGAATGAACTTCTTTGGGTAAAACAAGGGAAGTATGTAAAATTCCATCCATTCGATAACGAACTCTTGTTTCGTCTACTGTCGGCTCAATATGGATATCTGAAGCCAAACCTTCAACAGCATGTTTAAAAATAACTGAAACAACCTTAGAAATTGGCGCTCCTTGATATGTTTCATCTTCAGAAGAAAGTCTTTTTTCATCTTTTTCAACCTTAAGATCTTCCGCTGTTTCTAATGCTTCTTTTATTTCTGAAAAAAAACTAGAATATTGATTTAAATAAAATTCTAAACTTTTTTTATCAGTAATATAATATTCAATTTTAAAATTTTTTTCTCTAGCAATATATTCTATTGCTTCTCGAGCGCTAAAATCATCAGGATTTAACATAGCAACTTTTATAAGACAATCATCTTTTTCAAAAACAACCATTTTATAATTTTTTGCCAAATCTTCAGAAATAATTTTAAAACAATCTTTGTTAATTTTTTTCCCTAATAAATCTACAATTGAAACATTTAATAATTTACTTTTTACTTTTATTAAATCTTTTTCTAGAATTATTTTTTTTTCTTTAATAATTTCTTCCACGGTTTGTTCTGTTTCTTTTTTTTCTTTTTGTAATTTTAAAGCCTGTTCTTCATTAATTAGTTTTTCTTCAAATAATGAATTTATTAAATTATCTTTAAAATCTTTCATAAAAAATACATTTTTTAATATAAATATTATTTTATTTTTCCTTTTAATGTTTGCCAAATTTTTTCAGCAATTATTTTTTTTGATAAAATCTCATTATTTTTTGAACATTCTATTTTAATAAAATTCGGGATTTCTTTAACAAGTTTTAAAGCGCTTTTTCGAGAATTTATCAAAAAATTAACATCATTTTCATGAACATCCTTTTTTTTCTTTAAATATTCTCTTTTCATTTTACTACTTTCGCGATTTTTTAAAAGTTTTAAAACAATATTTATCGGCAAACTTAAATATAAAATAATGTCAGGTTTTGGAATTTTAAAAACTTCATATTCCATCTTATCAAGCCATTTTATAAAATCATTTCTCTTTTTTATATTTTTAATTTTTCCTCCCTGATGAATTTGATTAGCTGAAACATAACGATTACAGATCACAATTTTTCCTTGTTTTAACCATTTTTCAATTTTACCACTAGATTCAAAACGATCCACCGCATATAATATTGATGCAATTTTTGGATGAACGTTTAAAAAATTATAATATTGTTCACTTAAACAATGACCAATAAAAGCTCCAAAAAAATTTTTATAATATTCAGGAAAATCAACAACTTTTACTGCCATACCTTCTTGCTTTATTCTTTTTTTTAAAAGTTCAACTTGCGTTGTCTTTCCACTTCCATCTGTGCCATCCAAAACAATTAATTTACCTTTTTTCATAAAATATATTAGCTATTATGTTTAATGATTTGTAAAATTTTTTTAATTGTTTGATTAGATTTATTTTCTCTATTAATAACCACATAATCATAATGTTTTGTTGCTTGTTTAATTTCATTTTTAGCATTCTTTAAACGAATTTCTAAATCTTCTTTTTTTAATTCCCCTCTTTTTTTAATTCTACTAGATAATTTATCTAAAGATTCTGGTTTTATAAAAATAAAAATTGCTTGAATTTTTTTCTTTTTTATTTGAAGCGCTCCTTGAAAATCAATATTAAGTATTAATGATTTTTTCGCATTTTCTACTTCTTTTTTTAAAGTGCCATAATAATTATTATGAACAATAGCCCATTCTAAAAATTCCTTATTTTTTATTTTTTCTTTAAATTTTTCTTCAGATAAAAAAAAATAATCTTGCCCATGTTTTTCATTGGGACGTTTTTCTCTTGTTGTGCAAGGAATAATATTATCAAGGCAAGGATCTGATTTAATTATTTTTCGAATAATAAAAGTTTTACCTACGCCAGATGGACCAGAAATAATAAATAACATAGAAATTATTTAGTTTCTTTGTGTTGGGTGTGTTTTTTACATGACTTGCAATATTTTTTTAATTCCAATCTTTCTTTAATAATTTTTTTATTTTTATGTGAAAAATAATTAATTTTATGACATTCAACACACTCAAATTTTATTAAATTAGCTTGAGACATAATAAAAAAAGTTAAAATATAAAAATGTAAAATTAAATTTATTATTTTTTTCTTAATTCCGCCCCTTTAATATTTTTCCATAAACCGCAATTAAGATTTCCTTGCCAACAAATTTTTTCTGTTTGACAGGTGGGTCCGGCATTTTTAAAAATATTTGGCGCAATTTTTTTTACCAAAATAAACATTTGAAAAGCCATGGCTCGAATTTCCCATTGAGCACGATTACACAATCTTTCTTTTAAAAAATTTAAAAACGCTCGAGCATTCATTGTAATAACAATTTTTGTTTCACAAGCGTTTGGCAAAATAAAACGCGCGTCTTCCGGGGTTATTCCATTTTTAATCAAAGTTTTGTATTTATTAAAAATTTCATCCATATCTTTTTGAAATCTTTTTAAAAAAATTGAATTTTTTTTAATTAAAGGTGGAATAATATAATCAAATCCTTTGGCATTAAAATCCACATAACGTTGACTTTGTTGAGAATATGAAGCAATTCGATGACGAACCAATTGATGAGAACAAGCCCTTGAAATTCCTTGTATAGCAAAAGTAAAACTCGCATGTTCAATAGTAGAAGTATGTCCCGAAGAAATAATTTGTTCAATTAATCGTTTTCTGGTTTTTTTATCTATTTTTTCCTTTAACTCGCTAACTCCTATTTTACTATAACACTGTTTAATCGCTGTAGCACAAACTTGTTCAGGATCTTTGGTATAAGAAATTAGTTCTACTTTTAATTTTACTTCTGGCATAAAAAATAGTTAAAAATTTTTAATTTATAATTTATAATTTCTTATTTTTTAATTTTCATTTTTATAATTTAAAATTTATAATTTATAATTTATAATTTCTTAAAGTCTTGCATAATTTTACTAGACATTGCTTGATTATTTGTGACATTTTTGTGGTATTTACTGCCTTTTCTTTCGCTATAAGAAACCTCGCAAGGCGTTTCAAGTTTATAAAATCCCATTTGAGCAATCTTCATCCCAGGATAAAGTTTAACAGAAATTTTGCCTAAATTAGCCATTTCTAATGTGCCAAAACCTTTCCATCCTGGATCAAAAAAACCAGCAGTCGCATGCACAATTATTCCCAATCGACCGATTGAAGATCGACCCATAATTTGTCCGGCAAAATTTTTAGAAAATTCTGTATATTCTTTTGTATCACAAAGAACAAATTCTCCTGGATGTAAAATAAAAGGGTCGTTCGAAGTAATTAAATCAGTATAAGTATAATGTTCAATAATTTTATTTTTATATTTATGTGTATATCTAAAAGCATCCTCATAATTTTTAATATCTATGCAAGCATGCTCTGTTGATTTAAATAAGCGTATTTTATTTCCTAAAAGTAAATCATAAGAAGCTGGGCCTAATTGTTCTTTTTTAAATGGTTTAATAATCAATTCCCCATTTTTTACTGCTTTTTTTATATCACGATCAGATAACATCATAAAATAAATATTAAATTAATATGGTAAAAACATTTATTACAATATAATACTATATTTGTAATAAATGTCAAACTAAAATAAAGAACTAACATTATTTTTAAGATCCTGCACTTTATTGCTTAATTTAATGTTTAATTTAATATTTTTTAAAATTTTTTTGACAAATAGAAAAAAATATGCTGTAGTTAATTAACTTTTAACTTTTAAATATGGCATTTTTTAACAAAAAAAAAGAAGAAAATAATGGAGACGATGGATCTTATAAAAAAGAGTCAGAGTTAAAATTGGAATCAACAGAAAAACCTTCTGCGGAAATTATAAAAGAGCCTGAAATTATTGAAAAAGAAGAAGAAAGAGAAGAAGGGATTGAACCTCAAAAACCAGAAGAAGCGCTTAAAAAAACGCCTTCTTTTCAGGCCTCTCCAATTCCTTCAACTATAATACCTTTAGAAAAAATTCTTAAAAGCGAAACACGACAAACCATAGAAAAAATTTTATCAGAAGATTTAGAAGATATTTTTTTTAAATTACCTCTTGAAAAACAAGAAGAAATTCAAGAAAAAAAAGAAGAAATTTCTTTTAAAATTGAAGAAATAATTAATGGAGTGAAAATTAAAATAAGTAAAATTTTTAAATTAATTAAAGAATGGTTAAAATTAATTCCTGGCGTTAATAATTTTTTTTTAGAGCAAGAAACAAAAATTAAAATAGATGGAATAATAGAATTATCAAAAAAGATTAAAACGAAAACCACCCTCGATTAAGAGGGTGGCCATAGAATGTATAACCCTTTCAGTTGATGGATAAACCAAAAGATATTATTAGAGTAAATTGTATAAATAAATCAATGGAATTTATCCACAAAGATAAATTTTTATAAAAAGAAATTTTTATCCAATTTCAATTTAAAATTTTTGCTTTTTTTATTAATAATTTTTAACCATTAAATTTTAACTAAACTTTGGCAAATTTTCTTAAATGTTATTTCTATTAGATTTCTATCCCTGATGAAACTCAACGACAAACTTGCTATAGAAATAACAAAGAAGGTTGTCATTCCCACGAAATAGGGAATCCAGGTTAATTAATTATGAATCTGGATTCCTCCGATGTCCATCGGAGGGGTTGGGCAATTTCAGAAATTAAGAAACCCCCTAAATCCCCCCAGTTATTCAACGGGGTAAACCTTATCAAAGGGACAAATGCGCGAAGCGCCTATTTAATTATTAGGATTTAGAAATTAGAAATTTTACAAAATTTATCTTACAAATTTTGCCCATTTTTATGTTTTTTGAATTTTTAAATTTTATAAACGAAAAATATCCAATACTTTCAATTGTTTTTTATTTATCAATAAGTCTTATATTTATCGTAAGCTTATTTTTTTTAATTAGAAAAATTTTTATTAATTTTCAAAATTTTTGGCGCATTTTTGATCGCGTTACTTTATTAATCACTGTTCCAAAAGAAGCTGGGAAAAAAGAAAAAGACGAAGGAGAAAAAAAAATAATTGATCAACTTTCTCCAATGGAAATTTTTTATAGTAATTTGAGTGGATTAAAAACAGGATTAAAATGGAAAAATTTTTTATTTGGACAAGACAATTGGATTGCTTTTGAAATTATTTGCCATCAAGGATTAATTAAATTTTATATTACCACCCCTCGTGAACACCAAACTTTTATTGAACAACAAATTCACGCTCAATTTCCAATGGCGCATATTGATGAAACAACGGATTATAATATTTTTTCTCCCACCGGAACAATTAAAGCAACTTATTTGGGCTTTTCTAAACAATCAATTTTTCCAATAAAAACTTATAAAAAATTAGAATTAGATCCTTTAAACGCTTTAACTAATAGTTTAAGTAAAATTAAAGAAGAAAATGAAG
It contains:
- the tmk gene encoding dTMP kinase; translation: MKKGKLIVLDGTDGSGKTTQVELLKKRIKQEGMAVKVVDFPEYYKNFFGAFIGHCLSEQYYNFLNVHPKIASILYAVDRFESSGKIEKWLKQGKIVICNRYVSANQIHQGGKIKNIKKRNDFIKWLDKMEYEVFKIPKPDIILYLSLPINIVLKLLKNRESSKMKREYLKKKKDVHENDVNFLINSRKSALKLVKEIPNFIKIECSKNNEILSKKIIAEKIWQTLKGKIK
- a CDS encoding guanylate kinase gives rise to the protein MLFIISGPSGVGKTFIIRKIIKSDPCLDNIIPCTTREKRPNEKHGQDYFFLSEEKFKEKIKNKEFLEWAIVHNNYYGTLKKEVENAKKSLILNIDFQGALQIKKKKIQAIFIFIKPESLDKLSSRIKKRGELKKEDLEIRLKNAKNEIKQATKHYDYVVINRENKSNQTIKKILQIIKHNS
- the rpmG gene encoding 50S ribosomal protein L33, giving the protein MSQANLIKFECVECHKINYFSHKNKKIIKERLELKKYCKSCKKHTQHKETK
- a CDS encoding thymidylate synthase (FAD) produces the protein MPEVKLKVELISYTKDPEQVCATAIKQCYSKIGVSELKEKIDKKTRKRLIEQIISSGHTSTIEHASFTFAIQGISRACSHQLVRHRIASYSQQSQRYVDFNAKGFDYIIPPLIKKNSIFLKRFQKDMDEIFNKYKTLIKNGITPEDARFILPNACETKIVITMNARAFLNFLKERLCNRAQWEIRAMAFQMFILVKKIAPNIFKNAGPTCQTEKICWQGNLNCGLWKNIKGAELRKK
- a CDS encoding dCTP deaminase codes for the protein MMLSDRDIKKAVKNGELIIKPFKKEQLGPASYDLLLGNKIRLFKSTEHACIDIKNYEDAFRYTHKYKNKIIEHYTYTDLITSNDPFILHPGEFVLCDTKEYTEFSKNFAGQIMGRSSIGRLGIIVHATAGFFDPGWKGFGTLEMANLGKISVKLYPGMKIAQMGFYKLETPCEVSYSERKGSKYHKNVTNNQAMSSKIMQDFKKL